One Pseudomonas sp. MH9.2 DNA segment encodes these proteins:
- the hscB gene encoding co-chaperone HscB, whose translation MGIPCHFALFELKPSFRLDLDQLATRYRELARGVHPDRFADASEREQRLALEHTASLNEAYQTLKNAPKRARYLLTLGGNELPLEVTVQDPEFLMQQMQWREELEDLQEDADLAGVAVFKRRLKVAQDELNESFAACWDDAAQRELAERLMRRMQFLDKLTYEVRQLEERLDD comes from the coding sequence GTGGGTATTCCTTGTCATTTCGCCTTATTCGAGCTCAAGCCAAGTTTCCGTTTGGATCTCGATCAGTTGGCGACGCGCTACCGTGAGTTGGCGCGCGGCGTACATCCAGACCGTTTTGCTGATGCTTCCGAGCGTGAGCAGCGGCTGGCGCTAGAACACACTGCCAGTCTCAACGAGGCCTACCAGACGCTCAAGAACGCTCCCAAACGGGCGCGTTATTTGTTGACGCTGGGGGGTAACGAGTTGCCGTTGGAAGTTACCGTGCAAGACCCCGAGTTCCTCATGCAGCAGATGCAATGGCGTGAAGAGCTTGAGGATTTGCAGGAGGATGCCGACCTGGCGGGTGTTGCGGTATTCAAGCGCCGGCTCAAAGTCGCTCAGGATGAACTGAACGAAAGCTTCGCTGCCTGTTGGGATGATGCTGCGCAACGTGAATTGGCCGAACGGCTGATGCGACGTATGCAGTTCCTCGACAAGCTCACCTACGAAGTGCGCCAGCTTGAAGAGCGCCTCGACGATTAA